One genomic region from Sphingobacterium sp. UGAL515B_05 encodes:
- a CDS encoding TonB-dependent receptor, producing MNKRQITFFIGLLAATHSYAQQHVIQGTVKDKDSKQQLEEVNIRYQRGIKHSHTASNGAFSVQPGTFPDTLLLSRIGYLDQMYILKEAKSPIEIEMQKNEVQLSQIQVDAFNSSKTLSKVDLSKIPVNSAQDLLRKVPGLFIAQHAGGGKAEQIFLRGFDNDHGTDIAVTADGIPVNMVSHAHGQGYADLHFIIPETVKDIDFGKGAYYADKGDLNTSGYVNFTTLDHLDHNLFKVEGGSFESWRTVAMLNLVNNHEQNKYAYAAGEFNYSNGPFDIKQNFSRVNLFAKYNQWIDGKHYINFQGSIFSSGWNASGQIPERAVRQELISRWGSIDSTEGGNTSRMNLAMQYRALISDQESWESNVYLSRYKFQLFSDFTFFLKDPIHGDEIEQVDNRYLYGIENKYNRQFQFDHSQLSWTSGFGLRVDDIKDLQLNHVYQRDELLDRLSHISGVEMNLHGYSNLDWRIGKWTINPAIRVDHLVFNLHDKLKSDPAGQEASATRISPKLNFGYTFSHRAQVYLKTGMGFHSNDIRVVMEQHGKDIMPVSYGADLGLIWKPTDNLFIQPALWGLYLQQEFVYVGDEAVVEPSGKTKRLGADLSLRYQVSRWLYFDSDINYAYARAIDEPEGENYIPLVPSLTSTGGVSVKLPLGISANLRYRYMNTKPAIEDNSVRAKGYFVNDLLLNYGLGKWNCLVQVQNLFDTKWNEAQFETETRLRNEQQSVSELHFTPGTPFMVKAGLSYKF from the coding sequence ATGAACAAACGTCAAATCACCTTTTTTATAGGCCTACTGGCTGCGACCCACAGTTATGCACAGCAACATGTAATTCAGGGAACTGTGAAAGATAAGGATAGTAAACAGCAATTAGAAGAAGTCAATATACGCTACCAACGTGGAATAAAGCATAGTCATACTGCATCGAATGGTGCTTTTTCCGTACAGCCGGGAACATTTCCGGACACCTTACTGTTGAGCCGGATAGGCTATCTCGATCAGATGTACATCTTAAAAGAAGCAAAGTCTCCTATTGAAATCGAGATGCAAAAAAACGAAGTGCAGTTGAGTCAAATTCAGGTGGATGCATTCAATAGCAGTAAAACATTGAGCAAAGTTGATTTAAGTAAGATTCCTGTTAATTCGGCGCAAGATCTATTGCGGAAAGTTCCTGGGCTCTTTATAGCACAGCATGCAGGCGGTGGAAAGGCTGAGCAGATATTTTTACGTGGATTTGATAATGACCACGGTACAGATATTGCCGTTACTGCAGATGGTATTCCAGTTAATATGGTCTCTCATGCGCATGGTCAGGGATATGCAGATCTTCATTTTATTATTCCAGAAACGGTTAAAGATATTGATTTTGGCAAGGGGGCCTATTATGCAGACAAAGGTGATTTGAATACATCGGGTTATGTTAATTTTACAACCTTGGATCATTTGGATCATAATCTTTTTAAGGTTGAAGGGGGTTCTTTTGAGTCCTGGCGTACGGTAGCCATGCTTAATCTGGTGAATAATCATGAGCAGAATAAGTATGCCTATGCCGCAGGTGAGTTCAATTATTCGAATGGTCCTTTTGACATCAAGCAAAATTTTAGTCGTGTCAATCTATTTGCGAAGTATAATCAGTGGATCGATGGGAAACATTATATCAATTTCCAGGGGTCCATATTCAGTTCGGGTTGGAATGCATCGGGTCAGATTCCGGAGCGGGCCGTTCGGCAGGAACTCATTAGCCGTTGGGGGTCGATCGATTCTACTGAAGGCGGAAATACATCCCGCATGAATTTGGCGATGCAATACCGTGCGCTGATCAGTGATCAGGAAAGCTGGGAAAGCAATGTTTACTTGTCGCGCTATAAATTTCAGTTGTTTTCCGATTTTACTTTTTTTCTGAAAGATCCCATTCATGGCGATGAAATAGAGCAGGTTGATAATCGATACCTGTATGGTATCGAAAACAAATACAATCGCCAATTTCAGTTTGATCATAGTCAGCTTTCTTGGACATCGGGTTTTGGACTCCGAGTGGATGATATCAAAGATCTTCAACTGAACCATGTCTATCAGCGCGACGAATTATTGGATCGGCTTTCGCATATTTCGGGCGTAGAAATGAATCTGCATGGCTATAGCAATCTTGATTGGCGTATTGGTAAATGGACTATTAATCCTGCAATACGTGTCGATCATTTGGTTTTCAACTTGCATGATAAGCTGAAAAGTGACCCCGCCGGACAAGAGGCTTCCGCGACAAGGATCAGTCCAAAGCTTAACTTTGGATATACGTTCAGTCATCGCGCACAAGTATATTTGAAAACGGGTATGGGATTTCATTCCAATGATATCCGCGTGGTGATGGAACAACATGGAAAAGATATTATGCCCGTTTCCTATGGTGCAGATCTTGGCTTGATCTGGAAGCCAACTGATAACCTCTTTATTCAGCCTGCTTTATGGGGGTTGTATCTTCAGCAAGAATTTGTGTATGTTGGGGATGAAGCTGTCGTAGAGCCTTCGGGGAAAACGAAACGTCTGGGGGCAGATTTGAGTTTACGCTATCAAGTTAGCCGTTGGTTGTATTTTGACAGCGACATAAATTATGCTTACGCGCGGGCAATTGACGAACCTGAAGGCGAAAACTATATCCCGCTGGTGCCTTCTTTAACAAGTACAGGAGGGGTATCTGTGAAGTTACCGCTTGGCATTTCTGCCAACTTGCGCTATCGTTATATGAATACAAAACCAGCGATAGAAGATAATTCGGTACGTGCTAAAGGTTATTTTGTCAATGACCTCCTGCTAAACTATGGCCTGGGAAAATGGAATTGTTTGGTGCAGGTCCAAAACTTATTTGACACCAAGTGGAATGAAGCGCAGTTTGAGACCGAGACTCGATTAAGAAATGAACAGCAGTCCGTTTCTGAATTGCATTTTACACCTGGAACGCCTTTTATGGTAAAAGCGGGCCTGAGTTATAAATTCTAA
- a CDS encoding DoxX family protein, translating into MEMIKSVAHWLSYAYYLYVFGYASLFKVFQKGSMMHSMQSLGFNKTWTVIIGIGELMGVVLLLIGLYNPQFKNGAVLVLFPFAVAAFTAHMAHQEYHHFYNSLLMCILSILLLATDKTFKIIL; encoded by the coding sequence ATGGAAATGATTAAATCGGTCGCTCATTGGTTGAGCTATGCATACTACCTTTATGTATTTGGTTATGCATCATTGTTTAAAGTGTTTCAGAAAGGCTCCATGATGCATAGCATGCAGTCTCTGGGTTTTAATAAGACTTGGACGGTCATTATTGGAATTGGAGAGCTTATGGGAGTGGTGTTGCTCTTAATAGGTTTGTATAATCCGCAATTTAAGAATGGGGCAGTACTGGTATTGTTCCCCTTTGCAGTAGCAGCATTTACAGCCCATATGGCACATCAGGAATATCATCATTTCTACAACTCATTGCTTATGTGCATACTCAGTATTTTGCTGCTGGCCACAGACAAAACCTTTAAAATCATACTTTAA
- a CDS encoding winged helix-turn-helix transcriptional regulator, protein MNTRKENSTNHINELYWKDRCGIAFTLATIGGRWKINILSYLLNEGKLRYSELRKKLVGISERMLIAKLKELEQDNLITRIVYQQVPPKVEYELTALGRSLEEILTLMDKWGEDNLPESML, encoded by the coding sequence ATGAACACGCGAAAAGAGAATTCAACCAATCATATCAATGAGCTATACTGGAAAGATCGTTGTGGTATTGCATTTACCTTAGCCACCATAGGTGGCAGATGGAAAATCAACATTCTTTCCTATCTGTTAAATGAAGGTAAACTCCGCTATAGTGAGTTGCGGAAAAAGCTCGTAGGCATTTCAGAGCGTATGCTGATTGCTAAATTAAAGGAACTTGAGCAGGACAACCTGATCACTCGAATAGTATATCAGCAAGTCCCGCCAAAGGTAGAATATGAATTAACTGCGCTCGGCCGTTCGCTCGAGGAAATATTAACACTAATGGATAAATGGGGAGAAGATAATCTCCCCGAATCAATGCTTTGA
- a CDS encoding DUF2891 domain-containing protein produces MKKILGIICLSVAFAACQNNSEINVNTSSNDQPLTLDSVQARHLLSLPLHCIEVEYPNKLGQVLGGDSDLRAPRTLHPIFYGCFDWHSSVHGYWSIVHILKEFPNLDSSGEIRRQLNRNITAENVAVELDFFQDKNNKNFERTYGWAWLLQLQKELLTWEDTDAKRWASNLEPLVKQIVKSYQEYLPKLVYPIRTGYHDNSAFGLSLSLDYARSTGNVTFEKSLMTNASRLYSQDKSCNIAFEPSGSDFLSPCLEEALCMSLVLQQEDYRKWLKDFMPDLFNPDFNLEPGIVKDRTDGHLVHLDGLNFSRANCLNGIAKALPELSYLHKLANKHLKYSLPNITTKDDYMGSHWLGTFALYALSKH; encoded by the coding sequence ATGAAAAAAATATTAGGGATTATTTGCCTATCCGTTGCTTTTGCTGCATGTCAAAATAATTCGGAAATCAACGTAAATACGAGTTCAAATGATCAGCCTTTAACCTTGGATAGTGTCCAAGCCAGGCATTTGCTCAGTTTGCCATTGCATTGCATCGAAGTGGAATATCCCAATAAGTTAGGGCAGGTACTCGGTGGTGATAGTGATCTAAGAGCACCACGCACATTGCATCCAATTTTTTACGGTTGTTTTGACTGGCATTCTTCTGTACATGGATATTGGTCAATTGTACATATTTTGAAGGAATTTCCAAATTTGGACAGTTCGGGTGAAATTCGGCGCCAATTGAACCGAAATATTACGGCGGAAAATGTGGCCGTTGAATTAGATTTCTTTCAAGATAAGAACAATAAGAACTTTGAGCGCACGTATGGCTGGGCCTGGTTGTTGCAGCTGCAGAAGGAGTTATTAACTTGGGAAGACACTGATGCAAAACGCTGGGCTTCGAATCTTGAACCCTTGGTGAAACAGATCGTAAAATCTTATCAAGAATATCTGCCCAAATTAGTCTATCCGATTAGAACAGGGTATCATGATAATTCGGCATTTGGCCTTTCTCTGTCCTTGGACTATGCAAGAAGTACGGGAAATGTGACGTTTGAAAAATCATTAATGACGAATGCCTCCCGTTTATATAGTCAGGATAAGAGCTGCAATATTGCTTTTGAGCCAAGTGGAAGCGACTTTCTTTCCCCTTGTCTTGAAGAAGCCCTTTGTATGAGTTTGGTGCTGCAACAGGAGGATTACCGTAAATGGTTAAAGGATTTTATGCCAGATCTGTTTAATCCCGATTTCAATTTAGAACCAGGTATCGTAAAAGATCGAACAGACGGACATTTGGTCCATCTGGATGGACTTAATTTTAGTCGTGCAAACTGTTTAAATGGTATCGCAAAAGCGCTGCCTGAGTTAAGTTACTTGCATAAGTTGGCGAATAAACATTTAAAGTACTCTTTGCCCAATATTACCACCAAGGATGACTATATGGGGTCACATTGGTTAGGTACATTTGCACTCTATGCACTATCAAAGCATTGA
- a CDS encoding SIR2 family NAD-dependent protein deacylase: MKKKNIVVLTGAGISAESGIPTFRDANGLWEGHDVMEVASIEGWHKNPALVQEFYNLRRKAALVAQANAAHHALARLESAYEVSIVTQNVDLLHEQAGSSHIVHLHGRLDQAKSSIDDRLVYPIVGDEIKMGDLCEKGSQLRPNIVWFGEAVPAIEEAISLVSNADILIIVGTSLQVYPAAGLKEFAPSHCQTFLIDKKIPSDRALRNIQCFEESATIAVPKLVEQLLY, encoded by the coding sequence ATGAAAAAGAAAAATATTGTTGTATTGACGGGGGCCGGTATTTCGGCTGAAAGTGGTATACCTACATTTAGGGATGCCAATGGATTGTGGGAGGGGCATGACGTCATGGAAGTTGCTTCAATTGAAGGTTGGCACAAAAACCCAGCCTTAGTCCAGGAGTTTTATAATCTGAGACGGAAAGCCGCTTTGGTGGCACAGGCAAATGCAGCTCATCATGCGCTAGCAAGATTGGAATCAGCGTACGAGGTGAGTATTGTAACGCAGAATGTAGATCTACTGCATGAACAGGCGGGATCATCTCATATTGTTCATTTGCATGGCCGCTTGGATCAGGCTAAGTCGTCTATAGATGATCGCTTGGTATATCCCATTGTCGGTGATGAGATTAAGATGGGCGATCTTTGCGAGAAAGGTAGTCAGCTGAGGCCAAATATAGTCTGGTTTGGAGAAGCTGTGCCAGCTATTGAAGAGGCTATAAGCCTGGTTTCGAATGCCGATATTTTGATTATTGTTGGAACCTCTTTACAGGTTTATCCTGCTGCAGGACTTAAAGAATTTGCGCCTAGTCACTGTCAAACATTTTTAATTGACAAAAAAATACCTAGTGACAGGGCTTTACGTAATATACAGTGTTTTGAGGAGTCAGCGACAATAGCTGTTCCTAAGTTGGTAGAACAATTACTTTATTAA